DNA from Amycolatopsis sp. DSM 110486:
TGATCGCGGGCGCTCCGGCGGGACCCCGTTGTCCCGCCGGGGCTCAGATCTGCGCCTGTCCCCCGTCGACGAACCACTCGGCGCCGTTGACGAAGGACGACGCGTCGGAGGCCAGGAACGTGGCCACCGAGGCGATTTCGTCCGGCTCGCCGAGCCGACCGAGGGGAACCTGCTCGACGAGCTGGGGCAGCATCGGCCCGAGCGCGCCCACCAAACCGGGCGTCTCGGTCGGGCCGGGGCTGAGCACGTTGATGCGGAACTTCCGCGCGGCCGCGTGCTGGGCCCAGCTGCGCACCAGGTTGCGCACGGCGGCCTTCGACGCACCGTAGACCTCCAGGGGCGCACTCGGCCGGATGGCGCTGGTGGACCCCGTCACGACGATGGACGCGCCGGCCGAGAGCAGAGGAAGGGCCTTCTGGACCGTGAAGATCACGCCCTTCACGTTGGTACCGAAGGTGTAGTCGATGGATTCCTCGGTGATGTCCCCGAGCGTTCCCGGCAGGCCGCCGCCGGCGTTGGCGACGAGCACGTCGACGCGGCCCGCCTGCTCGCCCACCACTTCGTAGAGCCGGTCGAGGTCCGCGGCGACCGCCACGTCGACCCGGACCCCGGTGACCGCCGGGCCGGCCTCAGCGACCGCTGCCTCGAGCTTCTCCTCGTCGCGACCGGTGATGAACACCCGCGCGCCCTCCGCGGCGAACCGCCGGGCCACGGCCAGGCCGATCCCGCTGTTGCCGCCGGTGACGACCGCGACCTTGTCTGCCAGCACCCCTGTCATGCAACTCCTCCAGTTCTTGACTGCTTCGTCCAGAACGCTAGCCCGTTATGGACGAGACAGTCAACAACGGTTAGGCTCGCGGCGTGGCGAGACCGCGGAAGTTCGACGAGCGCAAGGTGCTGGACGCGGCCCGGGACC
Protein-coding regions in this window:
- a CDS encoding SDR family NAD(P)-dependent oxidoreductase, whose product is MTGVLADKVAVVTGGNSGIGLAVARRFAAEGARVFITGRDEEKLEAAVAEAGPAVTGVRVDVAVAADLDRLYEVVGEQAGRVDVLVANAGGGLPGTLGDITEESIDYTFGTNVKGVIFTVQKALPLLSAGASIVVTGSTSAIRPSAPLEVYGASKAAVRNLVRSWAQHAAARKFRINVLSPGPTETPGLVGALGPMLPQLVEQVPLGRLGEPDEIASVATFLASDASSFVNGAEWFVDGGQAQI